In Flammeovirgaceae bacterium 311, one DNA window encodes the following:
- a CDS encoding PKD domain-containing protein (COG3828 Uncharacterized protein conserved in bacteria) — MSLALAAGICSCAGNSQSGSELDAATATPRVLVFSKTKGWVHSSIPYGIAAIQKLGQEHGFLVDTTKNAAYFHDDSLKNYQAVIFNITTGNVLNAHQQAAFERYIQAGGGYVGIHSAADTEYEWPWYNKLMGAHFSSHAHNPNVVKATVDVLDKNHPATKGLPDKWERIDEWYSYRSFYHGLNVLANLDENTYVGGSNGAVHPIAWYHEWDGGRAFYTGGGHTDESFSEPLFLDHILGGIQYAIGSGSLDYAKAYARTTPEENRFTKTVLVNDLAHPMELAIADDGRIFFTELRSGRLSMYNTRTEETELVHQFKVNTEGGTGLIGVTLDPDFKSNNHLYVYYAPPADKEPYPFRLSRFTLKADNRLDAGSEKVLLVVGVEKNSGAHHGGSLAWDREGNLYLSTGDSSSPFPSNGYAPLDERPGAEYYSLDAQRSSANTNSLAGKILRIHPEADGTYTIPEGNLFPAGTAKTRPEIYVMGTRNPYRIAINPKTSTLYWGEIGPDAGKDSIQGPKGYDEFNQAKKAGNWGWPYFIADNKAYAAWDFSTNTSKGKYNPDAPVNDSPNNTGLTHLPPAQKAMIWYPYDGSEEFPELGIGGRSAMAGQFYTYNENSASKNRFPEYYDGALFVFDWMRNWVMTVNLDGEENFLRNEAFMTLNGDFRRPIDLAFGDDGIMYMLEYGSVYGNDNDDARLVKIEYNTGNRPPIAKARIIDSVAVAKAEAKARLTSEREVPLMREAAGEAPLRVLFGSSGTTDLDDDDVISYQWFFDGKTVGSTEREPVYTYTRPGVYKAVLKVTDQHGASGTDTLMVKVGNAMPQMEITSPQNKSFFWENKPFAYTVKVTDKEDGKIDPARVKVHFTYYPNPATSAAEAGSALVSEAGGVMKSAGNQLIAGSDCKACHTLDQVSVGPSYTDVARRYKGQRDAVDLLAKKIIAGGGGNWGSYVMSAHPQVSVQDATEMVKYILSLAEPKEQKKALPLQGTLALNQHKKEEPKGRYVLTASYTDQGGKGVGLLTATEVVNLRSARVKTIHADFYKGFPRFKDRIDPGDHKSFVLLKDIDLTGIKKITYTYYAEKDAVIEARIGSQEGPAISSVSVKQSACEWGSPETITTSVSVPTTGRHNVYFVVLKPHKPSNKVAAIHEIYFEQ, encoded by the coding sequence TTGTCACTTGCACTGGCGGCAGGCATCTGTTCATGTGCAGGCAATTCCCAGAGCGGTAGCGAGCTGGATGCTGCTACGGCCACTCCCCGGGTACTTGTTTTTTCCAAAACAAAAGGCTGGGTTCATTCCTCAATACCCTATGGCATTGCGGCTATCCAGAAGCTGGGGCAGGAGCATGGCTTTCTGGTAGATACCACCAAAAATGCCGCTTATTTCCACGACGACAGCCTTAAAAACTACCAGGCTGTTATTTTTAACATTACAACTGGTAACGTTTTAAATGCACATCAGCAGGCAGCATTCGAACGCTATATACAGGCGGGCGGGGGTTATGTAGGCATACACTCTGCAGCTGATACCGAATATGAGTGGCCATGGTACAACAAGCTGATGGGTGCCCATTTCTCAAGCCATGCCCACAATCCAAATGTGGTAAAGGCTACTGTTGATGTGCTTGATAAAAATCACCCTGCTACAAAAGGCTTGCCTGATAAGTGGGAGCGTATCGATGAATGGTACAGCTACCGTTCATTTTACCATGGACTGAATGTACTTGCTAACCTGGATGAAAACACCTATGTGGGGGGCTCTAACGGTGCCGTGCACCCTATTGCCTGGTATCACGAATGGGATGGCGGCAGGGCATTTTACACTGGTGGTGGCCATACCGACGAAAGCTTTAGTGAACCTTTATTCCTGGACCACATCCTGGGTGGAATACAGTATGCCATTGGCTCGGGCAGCCTGGATTACGCCAAAGCCTATGCCAGAACCACGCCAGAAGAAAACCGCTTTACCAAAACTGTACTGGTAAACGATCTGGCACATCCCATGGAGCTGGCCATTGCCGATGATGGCAGGATCTTTTTCACAGAACTTAGAAGTGGCAGGCTAAGCATGTATAATACACGTACGGAAGAAACAGAGCTGGTGCACCAGTTTAAAGTCAATACAGAGGGTGGAACAGGCCTGATAGGGGTAACCCTGGATCCTGATTTTAAGAGCAACAACCACTTATATGTGTATTATGCGCCGCCTGCAGACAAGGAGCCTTATCCGTTTCGCCTCTCCAGGTTTACACTTAAAGCAGATAATAGGCTGGATGCAGGTTCGGAAAAGGTCTTGTTAGTGGTTGGGGTAGAAAAGAACAGCGGTGCTCACCATGGCGGCTCACTGGCCTGGGATCGGGAAGGTAACCTTTACCTTTCTACCGGCGACAGCTCTTCTCCCTTTCCTTCTAACGGGTATGCGCCGCTCGATGAAAGGCCCGGAGCAGAATACTACAGCCTGGATGCCCAGCGATCTTCTGCAAATACCAATAGCCTGGCTGGTAAAATACTTCGCATACACCCGGAGGCAGATGGCACCTATACCATTCCGGAGGGGAACCTTTTTCCGGCGGGAACAGCGAAAACACGGCCGGAGATTTATGTAATGGGTACCAGAAATCCATACCGCATCGCCATCAACCCCAAAACCTCTACACTGTACTGGGGCGAAATCGGGCCTGATGCCGGTAAAGATTCTATACAGGGACCAAAAGGCTACGACGAGTTTAACCAGGCGAAAAAAGCAGGAAACTGGGGCTGGCCCTATTTTATTGCCGATAACAAGGCCTATGCAGCATGGGATTTTTCAACCAATACATCAAAGGGAAAATACAATCCGGATGCACCTGTTAATGATTCTCCAAACAATACCGGATTAACCCATTTGCCTCCGGCTCAGAAAGCCATGATCTGGTATCCCTACGATGGTTCTGAAGAATTTCCGGAGCTGGGCATTGGAGGCAGGAGTGCCATGGCAGGACAGTTTTATACGTATAACGAAAATTCAGCTTCCAAAAACCGCTTTCCCGAATATTACGATGGTGCACTCTTTGTTTTTGACTGGATGCGCAACTGGGTAATGACGGTGAACCTGGATGGAGAGGAGAACTTTCTTAGAAACGAAGCTTTCATGACGCTGAATGGTGATTTCAGACGCCCCATTGACCTGGCCTTTGGAGATGATGGCATAATGTATATGCTGGAGTATGGCTCTGTTTATGGAAACGATAATGACGATGCCCGCCTGGTAAAGATTGAATACAACACCGGCAACAGGCCTCCCATTGCTAAGGCCAGAATTATAGATTCTGTTGCCGTTGCAAAAGCAGAGGCCAAGGCACGCCTTACCTCTGAAAGAGAAGTGCCTCTGATGCGTGAGGCAGCCGGTGAAGCTCCGTTGCGGGTGCTCTTTGGCAGCAGCGGTACTACAGACCTCGATGATGATGATGTGATCAGCTACCAATGGTTTTTTGATGGTAAAACAGTTGGTTCTACCGAGCGGGAGCCTGTTTACACCTACACCAGGCCAGGTGTTTATAAAGCTGTACTAAAGGTTACCGACCAGCATGGCGCCTCCGGCACTGATACGCTGATGGTAAAAGTGGGCAATGCCATGCCGCAGATGGAAATAACATCGCCCCAGAACAAGTCTTTCTTCTGGGAAAACAAACCTTTTGCCTACACGGTGAAAGTAACGGACAAGGAAGATGGAAAGATTGATCCTGCCCGGGTGAAAGTTCATTTTACCTACTACCCCAACCCGGCTACTTCTGCAGCAGAGGCAGGCAGCGCGCTGGTAAGCGAAGCCGGTGGGGTGATGAAAAGTGCCGGAAACCAGTTGATTGCCGGCAGTGACTGTAAAGCCTGCCATACCCTCGATCAGGTATCTGTAGGGCCATCATACACCGATGTGGCCAGGCGCTACAAGGGGCAAAGAGATGCTGTTGATCTGCTGGCTAAAAAGATAATTGCCGGTGGTGGAGGTAACTGGGGATCTTATGTGATGAGTGCGCATCCGCAGGTGTCGGTGCAGGATGCTACTGAAATGGTGAAATACATTTTATCCCTGGCTGAACCTAAGGAACAGAAAAAGGCGCTACCCCTGCAGGGTACACTTGCCCTGAACCAGCATAAAAAGGAAGAGCCAAAAGGCCGGTATGTGTTAACGGCCAGCTATACCGATCAGGGCGGAAAAGGGGTGGGGCTTCTTACCGCCACAGAAGTTGTAAACCTGCGGAGTGCCAGGGTTAAAACGATTCATGCTGATTTTTATAAGGGCTTTCCAAGATTTAAAGATCGCATCGATCCGGGAGATCATAAATCTTTTGTGCTGTTAAAGGATATTGATCTGACGGGCATTAAAAAGATTACTTATACTTATTA